In one window of uncultured Acetobacteroides sp. DNA:
- a CDS encoding DUF5009 domain-containing protein has translation MDTPLNPSSKRLLSLDVLRGITISGMLLVNNPGSWGHIYTPLEHAPWHGLTPTDLVFPFFMFIMGVSMYISLSKFNFAFSPDYFKKLAKRSVLIFLVGTAIGWFSLMCHGTFDISTNQPFWERFTSSVFPFDKIRILGVMQRLALSSFFASLLVVFIPSRHWLKAAAAILVGYYLILLFGDGFELTPNNIIIRVDTALFGEAHIYHGESIPFDPEGLLSTIPCLAHVILGVYCGKLIKTTTDLTEKISKIFIFGTILLFAGLLLSYGIPLNKKIWTPTFVLTTCGLASLLLALLAWIIDVKGKKKWSVFFESFGINPLFLYVLGGVLSILMGSISFMYNDAPVSIKGFIYNGLVSTFVDETFASLIFALFFIFICWMIGHQLYKRKIYIKL, from the coding sequence ATGGATACACCTCTAAACCCATCATCAAAAAGGTTACTATCGCTTGATGTACTTCGCGGTATAACCATCTCCGGGATGCTTCTGGTAAACAATCCAGGCTCGTGGGGGCACATTTACACCCCACTAGAGCATGCTCCTTGGCATGGACTTACGCCAACCGACTTGGTATTCCCATTCTTCATGTTCATCATGGGCGTATCGATGTACATCTCGTTAAGCAAGTTCAACTTTGCGTTTTCGCCAGACTACTTTAAGAAGCTGGCAAAGCGCAGCGTCCTCATCTTCCTTGTTGGTACGGCAATTGGCTGGTTTTCGTTAATGTGCCACGGCACCTTCGACATCAGCACCAACCAACCCTTCTGGGAGCGCTTTACCTCATCCGTTTTCCCATTCGACAAGATCAGAATACTTGGCGTAATGCAACGGCTGGCGCTAAGCTCGTTCTTTGCATCGCTGCTGGTTGTTTTTATCCCCTCTAGGCATTGGCTGAAGGCGGCTGCCGCCATTCTTGTTGGCTACTACCTCATCCTGCTATTCGGCGATGGATTCGAGCTAACCCCCAACAACATCATCATCCGCGTAGATACGGCACTCTTTGGCGAGGCGCACATCTACCACGGCGAAAGCATTCCGTTCGACCCAGAAGGGCTGCTAAGCACCATCCCTTGCCTTGCCCACGTAATCCTTGGCGTGTACTGCGGTAAGCTGATAAAGACTACAACCGACTTAACCGAAAAGATCAGCAAGATCTTCATCTTTGGAACAATCCTCCTCTTTGCCGGATTGCTGCTTAGCTACGGCATTCCGCTCAACAAGAAAATCTGGACTCCAACATTTGTATTAACAACCTGCGGGTTGGCATCGCTGCTGTTGGCCTTGCTTGCTTGGATTATCGACGTTAAGGGGAAGAAAAAATGGAGCGTTTTCTTCGAGTCGTTTGGTATTAACCCGCTCTTCCTTTACGTTTTGGGAGGGGTGCTCTCCATCCTAATGGGCAGCATCAGCTTTATGTACAACGATGCGCCGGTAAGCATTAAGGGATTTATCTACAACGGGCTTGTGAGCACCTTTGTCGATGAGACCTTTGCCTCGCTAATCTTTGCGCTGTTCTTCATCTTCATTTGCTGGATGATTGGGCATCAGCTTTACAAACGAAAAATTTACATCAAGCTATGA
- a CDS encoding SpoIID/LytB domain-containing protein codes for MKSPEITVGIMFQPSIEFVLDGVFTFNGKEYSGSHRVEYHKGKISFDEQLYDKFSFEGSNPKSTFLLKDVVIGIGFHWERKEDQRFEGNLDFIIEDEKLTAINRISIERYLVSVISSEMSATSSLELLKAHAVISRSWMLSQIQKRTALESSAKSYISDIRTNEEWTKWWDREDHTNFDVCADDHCQRYQGITRASQSLDMVEKAIDQTFGEMLMNGELICDARFSKCCGGAVEEFQNCWEPEKHPYLVKLYDNAEGQLPDLTTEENADKWIRSEPDAFCNTKDATVLSQVLNNYDQETTNFYRWKVDFDALEMSSLVNRRIGIDFGTITDLVPVERGTSGRLTRLKVVGTKQTLILGKELLIRKAFSESHLYSSAFVIDKTEKGFTFTGAGWGHGVGLCQIGAAVMAHKGYAYKAILNHYFPSASIEKKY; via the coding sequence ATGAAAAGTCCCGAGATAACTGTCGGAATAATGTTTCAACCCTCCATCGAGTTCGTTCTCGATGGAGTGTTTACGTTTAATGGCAAGGAGTACAGCGGTTCGCACAGAGTCGAGTATCACAAGGGAAAGATATCCTTCGACGAGCAACTTTACGACAAGTTCTCCTTCGAAGGCTCCAACCCCAAGTCTACTTTTCTCCTAAAGGATGTTGTTATTGGCATAGGCTTCCACTGGGAGCGCAAGGAGGATCAACGCTTTGAAGGGAACCTCGACTTTATTATTGAGGATGAGAAGCTAACCGCCATCAACCGCATATCCATAGAGAGGTATCTTGTAAGCGTAATTTCGTCGGAGATGAGCGCCACCAGCTCGCTGGAGCTGCTCAAAGCTCATGCCGTTATTTCGCGCAGCTGGATGCTTTCTCAAATCCAAAAGCGCACAGCGCTCGAGAGCTCTGCGAAATCCTACATCAGCGATATCCGTACCAACGAGGAGTGGACCAAGTGGTGGGATCGCGAAGACCATACCAACTTCGACGTGTGCGCCGACGACCACTGCCAGCGCTATCAGGGAATCACACGTGCCAGCCAATCGCTCGACATGGTAGAAAAGGCAATCGACCAAACCTTCGGCGAAATGCTCATGAACGGTGAGCTAATCTGCGATGCCCGCTTCTCCAAATGCTGCGGCGGAGCCGTCGAAGAGTTCCAAAATTGCTGGGAACCAGAAAAGCATCCGTACCTAGTTAAGCTCTACGATAATGCAGAAGGTCAGCTCCCCGATTTAACCACCGAGGAGAATGCCGACAAATGGATTCGTAGTGAACCTGACGCATTCTGTAATACAAAAGATGCAACAGTGCTATCGCAGGTGCTTAACAACTACGATCAGGAAACCACCAATTTCTACCGATGGAAGGTTGATTTCGATGCACTAGAGATGAGTTCGCTGGTAAATCGCCGCATCGGCATCGACTTTGGTACCATTACAGATCTAGTACCTGTCGAACGAGGAACTTCGGGTCGCCTTACACGACTAAAGGTTGTTGGAACAAAGCAGACGCTAATACTTGGCAAGGAACTGCTCATCCGAAAGGCATTCTCCGAATCGCATCTCTACAGCTCAGCCTTCGTTATCGATAAAACCGAAAAGGGCTTCACCTTCACAGGAGCAGGCTGGGGACATGGCGTTGGCTTATGCCAAATTGGTGCTGCCGTTATGGCGCATAAAGGTTATGCCTACAAGGCAATCCTAAACCATTACTTCCCATCAGCCTCCATCGAAAAAAAATACTAA
- a CDS encoding DUF1343 domain-containing protein, producing the protein MKLKYLIALSLFMTLCFSKAEASREVKCGIDVLKENGFKELQGKRIALITNPTGIDRSYKSTIDILNGAPGVKLVALFSPEHGVRGDVYAGDKVETYVDPKTGVTVYSIYGKSQRPTKEMLDGVDAIVYDIQDIGSRSYTFISTMGIVMEEAAKYGKEFIVLDRPNPVGGEKVEGCLVEDGFYSFVSQFHIPYVYGLTPGEVALMLNGEGMIKGKCKLTVIPMKGWKRSMTYAQTGLDWVAPSPHIPNANAALYYATTGILGELGVVSIGVGYTLPFQIVATDSISANQLADSLNALKLEGVHFRPIFCKPFYSVGKGVNYQGVQIHITNPKTVVLSDIQFWIMQEMYKQNPKIDFFKRCEKDRLTMWNKVSGTDYVLKEFGNGYSFAKIKDYWHKDDKSFKEKSKKYYLYK; encoded by the coding sequence ATGAAACTCAAGTATCTTATTGCACTATCACTATTCATGACCCTCTGCTTTTCTAAGGCAGAGGCTAGTCGTGAAGTGAAGTGTGGAATTGACGTCCTCAAAGAAAATGGGTTTAAGGAGCTACAGGGTAAGCGAATTGCCCTGATAACTAACCCTACAGGTATTGACAGATCGTATAAAAGCACGATCGATATCCTTAACGGAGCACCAGGCGTAAAGCTCGTTGCCCTATTCTCGCCCGAGCACGGTGTGCGTGGCGATGTTTACGCTGGCGATAAGGTTGAAACTTACGTCGATCCTAAGACTGGCGTAACCGTCTACTCGATTTACGGCAAGAGCCAACGCCCTACCAAGGAGATGCTTGATGGAGTTGACGCCATTGTGTACGACATACAGGATATTGGAAGCCGCTCGTATACTTTCATCAGCACCATGGGCATTGTAATGGAGGAAGCGGCTAAGTATGGAAAAGAATTCATCGTGCTCGACCGCCCTAACCCTGTTGGAGGCGAAAAAGTTGAAGGCTGCCTTGTTGAGGATGGCTTCTACTCGTTCGTAAGCCAGTTTCATATCCCATACGTTTATGGCTTAACCCCAGGCGAGGTTGCCCTAATGCTTAACGGAGAAGGAATGATCAAGGGCAAATGCAAGCTTACCGTTATTCCTATGAAGGGATGGAAGCGTTCCATGACCTACGCTCAAACTGGGCTCGACTGGGTTGCCCCATCGCCCCACATTCCTAATGCCAATGCGGCGCTATACTATGCAACAACGGGTATTCTTGGCGAACTTGGGGTTGTATCAATTGGCGTTGGCTATACCCTGCCCTTCCAAATTGTTGCTACCGATTCTATCTCGGCAAATCAGCTAGCCGATAGCCTCAATGCGCTTAAGCTCGAAGGCGTTCACTTCCGCCCAATATTCTGCAAACCTTTCTATAGCGTTGGCAAGGGGGTAAACTACCAAGGGGTACAGATTCACATCACCAATCCTAAGACGGTTGTCCTTTCGGATATCCAGTTTTGGATTATGCAGGAGATGTACAAGCAAAATCCCAAGATCGACTTCTTTAAGCGCTGCGAAAAGGATCGCTTAACCATGTGGAATAAGGTTTCGGGAACCGACTACGTCCTAAAGGAGTTCGGCAACGGATATAGCTTCGCCAAGATTAAAGACTACTGGCACAAAGACGACAAGTCGTTCAAGGAAAAATCGAAGAAGTACTACTTATATAAATAG
- a CDS encoding ATPase, with amino-acid sequence MILIADSGSTKTEWVAVEGGKVVATIKTLGINPVFQTVEEIQKDVADNVAPAFAGLTITEFFFYGAGCLPEKIEGVRQALAHSFSAATISVQSDLVGAALAVCGNKPGIACILGTGSNTCFWDGEKIAKNVSPLGFILGDEGSGAMMGKTFVADVLKNQMPEHIAKKFMEQLNLTPAEVINRVYRQPFPNRFLATFTRFMNENKHEKEISDLITRNFILFFERNIKQYDYTSYPVNIIGSIGFHFREMLEAAAAPLGIKLGKVEQSPINGLIEYHSR; translated from the coding sequence ATGATACTTATTGCAGATAGCGGCTCTACCAAAACCGAATGGGTGGCCGTTGAAGGCGGAAAGGTTGTTGCCACCATCAAGACTTTAGGCATCAACCCCGTTTTTCAGACCGTTGAGGAGATTCAGAAGGACGTAGCGGACAATGTGGCTCCCGCTTTTGCCGGCCTAACGATTACCGAGTTCTTCTTCTACGGTGCAGGATGCCTCCCCGAGAAGATTGAGGGCGTGCGCCAAGCCCTCGCCCACTCCTTTTCGGCTGCAACCATCAGCGTGCAGAGCGACTTGGTTGGTGCTGCCCTTGCGGTTTGCGGCAACAAGCCAGGCATTGCCTGCATTTTGGGAACGGGCTCGAACACCTGCTTCTGGGATGGCGAGAAGATCGCGAAGAACGTTTCGCCCCTTGGCTTTATCCTTGGCGACGAGGGTAGCGGTGCCATGATGGGCAAAACCTTTGTTGCCGACGTGCTCAAGAATCAGATGCCCGAGCATATCGCCAAGAAGTTTATGGAGCAGCTGAACCTTACCCCTGCCGAGGTTATCAACAGGGTGTACCGCCAGCCATTCCCCAACCGATTCCTGGCCACGTTCACCCGCTTTATGAACGAGAACAAGCACGAGAAGGAGATTAGCGACCTTATTACCCGCAACTTTATTCTCTTCTTCGAGCGCAACATCAAGCAGTACGACTACACGAGCTACCCCGTGAACATCATCGGTTCGATAGGGTTCCACTTCCGCGAAATGCTCGAGGCAGCGGCTGCTCCCCTTGGCATCAAGCTCGGCAAGGTTGAGCAGAGCCCCATTAATGGCTTAATTGAATA